TCGACAACATCCGCAACGCCGCCGAGCGCGCCACCACCCTGACCCAGCAGCTCCTGGCCTTCGCCCGCAAGCAGCGCCTCGACGGGCGGGCGGTGAACCTCAACAACCTCGTCGAGGGCATGCGCGACCTCGCCGGCCGCACCCTCGGCGACCGGATCGCAGTCGAGACCGACCTGCCCGAGGGCCTGTGGAACGCCCGCCTCGACCCGACCCAGACCGAGGTGGCTTTGCTCAACGTGCTGCTCAACGCCCGCGACGCGATGCCGGGCGGCGGCACCGTGACGATCAAGACCGAGAACCACGTCTTCGACGTCGACGAATTGCCCTCCGGCCTGCCCCAGACCGGGCGCTACGTCTCGGTCTCGGTGGCGGATACCGGGCTGGGCATGCCACCGGAGATCCTGGCCCGGGTGATGGAGCCGTTCTTCACCACCAAGGAGGAGGGGCGCGGCACGGGCTTAGGCCTCGCCATGGTGTACGGCTTCGCCAAGCAGTCCGGCGGCACCGTTGTGATCGAATCGCGGGCCGGCCACGGCACCACCGTGCGGCTCTACTTCCCGATGAGCGACAGCGACGAGCGTCCGGCCCCCGGCCCGGGCCATCGCGGGCTCCAGCGCGAGGGCACCGAGACGATCCTGATCGTCGACGACCGCCGCGACGTCGCCGAGCTCGCCCGGGCGATCCTGCGCGATTTCGGCTACACGACGCTGCTCGCCACCGACGGGCGCCAGGCCCTCGAATTGCTGGACAGCGGCGACCGGGTCGACCTGCTGTTCTCGGACCTGATCATGCCCGGCGGCATGAACGGCGTGATGCTCGCCCGCGAGGCGCGCCGCCGCCAGCCCCGCCTCAAGGTGCTGCTCACCACCGGCTACGCCGAGGCGTCGCTGGAGCGCACCGATGCCGGCGGCAGCGAGTTCGAGATCATCAACAAGCCCTATCGCCGGATGGAGCTGGCGCGCCGGGTGCGGGCGGTGCTGGACGGGCCGAACGGGGTGAGCTGAGACACGCCGGCGGGCGCCGGGAGGAGGATTCTTCGATGTCGCATCGCCCGACCCGCCGCGTGATGCTCGGCACCCTCGCGGCCGGCCTCCTGGCGCCCCGGCCGGCGCAGGCGACCTGTCTCCTGACCCCGCAGGCGGTGGAGGGCCCGTTCTACCTCGATCCCCGCCTGCTGCGCTCCGACATCCGGGAGGACCGGGACGGCACGCCGCTCGGGGTGACCTTGCAGGTCGTGACCTTGCGCGACTGCGTCGCCCTGCCGGCGGCCCGCGTCGATCTCTGGCATGCGGACGCGCAGGGGCGCTACTCGGGCTATCCCGACCAGGGCGATCGGGCTGCGTCCACGGTCGGCCGGACCTTCCTGCGCGGCACGCAGGTCGCCGACGCGACCGGCCGGGTGGCGTTCCGGACGATCTATCCGGGCTGGTATCCGGGCCGCACGCCCCACCTGCACGTGAAGGTGATCCTCGGCGGCCGGACGGCGCTCACGGGCCAGATCTACTTCCCCGACGCGGTGAGCGAGGCAGTCCATGCCGGACCCGCCTATGCGGGCCGCCCCCGGCGCGGCCGGATCGGCAATGCCCGCGACATCCTCCTGCGCCAGGACGACCCCGAGGGCCGGGGCATCGCGGAGGTGCGCCGGGAGGGCGGGGGGTATCAGGCGGCGCTGACGCTGGTGGTGAAGGGGGCGTGATAAATTCCGACAACGCCACGTAGTGCGTGCTGCGCTCGAGCGTGCCGCCGATCCCCCGCTCCGCCTCGATCCGGCCCGGCGCCGTCAGGCCCGGGAAGTCCGGCGCGCCCTCGGGCACGGGAATGACACTGGCGCGACGCCACTCCCGTCGCCCGTGTCCTTGGTCGTGACGCTCGCTGAAGGGTGGGTGCCCGTCGGCCTGCCGAAGGCGCGCTCGGTGAAGGCCCGCGGCGAGCCATGGTCGCCCTTGATGCACAAGGCATATCCGCCCCACTGGCTTGCACGATGCGGGCCATCGCCGGGTGGCCGTGCAGGGCATCGGCGGTGACGACGCAGCCGGTCAGGTCCAGGCTCGTCGGCATCGGGATGGTCGCAAGAGGATGGCGAGCATTGGGACGCGGGGGGCGCGCGCCTCGCGGAAGATGGCCGGAACGGCACTCACCGCGCGGCCTCCCCGGGCCGAGAGACCGCTCTTTGAAGTCGCATTCAGGGCAGATCGACCCACAGCCATCTCTTGTGCGATTGCCCTGCGCAAAGGGGGGGAGGGTTCATGCGCGGACGTCGTCGCTCCCGCACCCGCGCAGCCTCCCGTGTCGTGGGCTGTGGAGACCCTCAGATTCGGAACCCCATCCTGAGCGCCCCCCAATGCCGCCCATGGACGCGGATGGGGCTCGCGACCTCGCGCAGGGGCTGGCGGCCGGCCTCGTCCTGCGGGCAGGCCTGGACCAGGAAGGGCCGGGTCGAGCGGGCGGCAGAGAGGGCGGTGCGGTCGTCGTAGAGCCGGCGCTGGCGGGCGTGCAGGGCGTTCCAGGCCGGGTCGCCGGTCCGCGGCGCTTGCGACTGGGCGCGGTTGTACACCGGGGCGTAGCCGTTGCGGTCGACCACGATGCAGAAGGCCGTGCGCGGATCGGCCAGCAGCAGCGGCTCGAGGATCGGCGGCAGGAGGTCTTCCAGGGCCGGCACCGCGGCGGTGAGGTAGTGCGGCGGCTCGATCCCGACGACCGGGCGGTAGGTGGTGTCGAACAGGGCGTGCGGGGCGAGCCGGCCTGCGGCGAGCGCCTGTTCGAGGGTCGTGGCGACCGAAGCGGCGCCGCCTTGCGCGGCGGCGATCAGCGGCCGGTTCTCCTCCTCGACCGCCACCAGGGCGTCGCGCAGCCGCGCCTCGGACACGGCCTCGGTGACGGCGCAATGCAGGCCGCGGACGCTCACCCCCACCACCTGCACCTGCATCCGGCCGATGCCGCGCAGATCGAGGGCGAGCCGCGCGCCGACGGCGCCGCCGCAGCCCTCCGGCGGGACCAGGAGCAGCCCGCCCCGGCTCAGGTCGAGCACCCGCCCGAGGCCCCAATTGCCGACCCGCGCGGCGAGATCGACCGGATAGCGGTCATGGACCCGCCGGTCGCCGATCTCCGCCTGGCGCAGGGACGCGACGGCCCGTCCGGCGAGCCCTCCGGCAAGGCCGGCGAGACCCACCCCGGCGGAGCGGGCGGCCTCCATGCGCCTTGCCGCCTCGTCGGCGGCGGCCGCCGCCGCGGAAGCGTCCCCGACGAGATCGCCGGTCGATTCGGCGAGATCCTGCGCCGCGTCCGAGAGGCGCCAGGCGGAGGCGGCCTGCGCCTCGGCGGCCGCCGCCGTGGTGGCGAAGGCCGGGCGCAGGCAGGCGAGCGAGGTCGCCAGGCCCCCCATCGCCGCCGCCCCGGGGCCGGAGAGGCGACGGCTCAGGGACCGCACCTCCTCCACCGCCCGGGCGGCATCGGCCGCGAGCAGCCTGAATTCCTCGGCCGCCTGCCAGAACGGCGCGCCGCCCGCCCCGGCCCGCGCGGCCTCGACGGTGGCGTTGAGGGCGAGGCGGTTGGCCTGCCGCGCCAGGGTCGCCACCGCCTCGACGACGCGGGCGGAATCCTGCGCGGCGTTCATCATCTCGGCCTGGAGCACGCGGCTCTCGGCATCGGTGCGCTCGAGATGGCGGCCGGCCTGGACCAGCACGCCGGCGAGCCCCTCGGTCTCGGCCGCGAGGGTCTCGGCGGAGGCGCCGAGCGCCCGGCCGTGGATGCCCGCCTCGTCGGCCCGGACTCCCAACGCATCGAGCCCGCGGGCGAGGGCGGCGGCGGCGGCCGCCGCAGCTCCGGTCTCGGTGCAGCCGTCCCGGGCGGCGACCCCGACGGCGCGGGCGGCCCGGACCAGTTCGGCCTCGACCCGGTCGACGGCGTCGCGCCCGGCCCGGCCCGCCATGCGCTCCGGCCCGTCGACCGCCGGCGCCGGTGCGGCGAGCGGCGGCAGGATCTCGACCGCGTCGGCGGGGTCGCGGGGCGGATGGGGCGGGCGGAAGCTCAAACGCATGGCCGCATCACAGCGCGCCGCGCTTAAAGGCCGGTTAACCCTGACGATGCGTCACTGCGGCCGGCCCGGATCCGGGTGCCGGCCCGACGCGCGAGTTGCGCCGGCGGGCGTGGCCGTGGCAGGGTCCGCCCCCATTTCCGGGGTTTCGCCCCCTTCCATGAGAGACCGCCGCCGGATGAGCCGCCTGCTCTCCCGCCTCCTGCTCCTGACGCTGCTGGCCGCCCCGCCAGCCCTCGCCGAGGATGCGCCCTCCCCTGCCGCCGCCCCGCCGCCCTCGCCCGTGCGGATCGCCACCGAAGGCGGCCGCCCGCCGTTCAACTACGTCGAGGACGGCAAGCCGGCGGGGTTCGAGGTCGCCCTGGCCCAGGCCCTGTGCACGGAGGCCAAGCTCACCTGCACGATCGTGCTCCACCAGTGGGACGGCATCATCAAGGGCCTGGAGGCGGGCGAGTACGACGCCATCATGGCGGCGATGGCGATCACCCCGAAGCGGGCCGCCCGCATCGCCTTCACCAGGCCCTACATGCGGATTCCCTTCGCCTACGTGGCGCGGCAGGACACCTCGCTGCCGAACCCGACGCCGGCGACGTTGCGGGGCCGCACGATCGGCGTGGCGGCGCACGGGCCGCAGGTCGCCTATCTGGAGCAGCGGGTGCCGGGCGCCGAGATCCGTACCTTCGACAGCCTCGCCGACGCGACCCTCGACCTGCGGGCCGGCCGGGTCGACGTCGTGCTGGGCGACAAGCTCGAACTCGCCAATTTCCTCGCGCGGCCCGAGGGCGAGGCCTGCTGCCGCCTCGTCGGCGAGGTGCCGGCGGGCGAGCCGCTGCTCGGCGAGGGCGCCGGGATCGGCCTGCGCAAGGGCGACACCGCCTTGCGCGAGACCTTCGAGCGGGCGCTCGCCGCGCTGATCGCGGATGGGCGCTACGACCGCCTTCGGGCGAAGTACATCCCGTTCGACACGAAGTGACGGCAACCTGGTGAGGACACGCGTTTGACGGGCGTAGGCGCGGCTCACTACACCGGGGGCCGACCGCCGGGATAACGGCGTGGGAGGAGCGAGCGCATGGCAAAGGTCGCGTTTCTGGGTCTCGGCGTGATGGGGGGGCCGATGGCCCGTCACCTCGCCGCCAAGGGCCATGACGTCACGGTCTACAACCGCACCAAGGCCAAGGCCGACGATTGGGTGAAGGCCCATGGCGGGAAGGCCGCGGCGACGCCGCGCGAGGCGGCGGAAGGCCAGGAGATCGTCTTCGCCTGCGTCGGCAACGACGACGACCTGCGCCAGGTCACGACCGGGCCGGACGGCGCCTTCGCGGCGATGGGCAAGGGTGCGGTCTTCGTCGATCACACCACCGCCTCGGCTGAGGTGGCCCGCGAGCTGGCGTCAGCCGCCGGGAAGGCCGGGTTCGGCTTCATCGACGCCCCGGTCTCCGGCGGCCAGGCCGGCGCCGAGAACGGCGTGCTGACGGTGATGTGCGGCGGCGATGCCGACACGTTCGCCCGGGTCGAGCCGGTGATCGGGTCGTATGCCCGCGCCTGCCGCCTGCTGGGGCCGGTCGGCGCCGGCCAGCTCGCCAAGATGATGAACCAGATCTGCATCGCCGGCCTCGTCCAGGGCCTGTCGGAGGCGGTGCATTTCGGCAAGCAGGCCGGGCTCGACATCGAGGCGGTGCTCGACGTGATCTCCAAGGGGGCCGCCGGCTCCTGGCAGATGGAGAATCGCGGCAAGACCATGAACCAGGGCAAGTTCGATTTCGGCTTCGCCGTCGACTGGATGCGCAAGGACCTGTCGATCGTGCTCGCCGAGGCCCGCCGCAACAAGGCGAAGCTGCCGGTGACGGCTTTGGTCGACCAGTTCTACGCCGAGGTGCAGAGCATGGGCGGCGGGCGCTGGGACACGTCGAGCCTGATCGCTCGGCTGGAGAAGTAAAGGCGCGCCAACCGCCTTTCGTCTCACCCTACGCGTCATTCCGGGGCCGCGCAGCGGAGCCCGGAATCCAGAACCGCAGGTTGTTCAGGATAGAGCGGAACGCATCTCGCTTGTTTCTGCACCCTCCGCGGTTCTGGATCCCGGGCTCTCGCCTTCGGCGAGCCCCGGGATGACCCTGCGAGGGGGAAATCTGGCGCGAAAAAGCGTGCCTCTACTTCCCCACCAGGCAGCTCACCGCCTTGCGCCACCCCGCCAGCCGGCGCTCGCGCAAGCTCGGCTCCATCGCCGGAGTGAAGCGGCGCTCCAGGCGCCAATGGTCGGCGAAGTGCTCGGGCTCCGGGTAGAGGCCGCAGGCGAGGCCGGCGAGATAGGCCGCGCCCAACGCCGTCGTCTCCTTGACCTCGGGCCGGTCGACGGGGGCGGCGAGGAGGTCGGCGAGGCGCTGCATCGTCCAGTCGGAGGCGACCATGCCGCCATCGACCCGCAGCACCGTGGCGCTCCCCTCCCCGTCCGACCAGTCGGCCCGCATGGCGGCCAGAAGATCGGCGGTCTGGTAGCAGACGCTCTCCAAAGCCGCCCGGGCGAGCTCGGCCGGTCCGGTGCCGCGGGTCAGGCCGAACAGGGCGCCGCGGGCATCGGGCTCCCAATGGGGCGCGCCGAGGCCGACGAAAGCCGGCACCAGGTAGACGTCCTGCGCCGGATCGGCCCGCTCGGCGAGCGCCCCGGTCTCGGCGGCCGATTCGATGATTCCGAGCCCGTCGCGCAGCCACTGCACCGCCGCACCGGCGACGAAGATCGAGCCCTCCAGCGCGTAGGTGCGCCGGCCGTTCAGCTGATACGCGATGGTGGTGAGGAGCTTGTTCTTCGAGGCGACCGGCTGCGACCCGGTATTGAGGAGGGCGAAGCACCCGGTGCCGTAGGTCGACTTGACCATGCCGGGCCGGAAGCAGGCCTGTCCCACCGTCGCCGCCTGCTGGTCGCCGGCGACGCCCCGGATCGGGATCGCGGCGCCGAACAGCTCCGGGTCGGTCTCACCGAAATCGCCGGAGGAATCGCGCACCTCCGGCAGCATCGAGGCCGGCACGCCCAAGAGCGCCATCAGCTCGTCGTCCCAGGCACCGCGATGGATGTCGAAGAGCAGGGTGCGCGAGGCATTGGTGGCGTCGGTGACGTGGAGCCGGCCGCCGGTGAGGCGCCACAGGAGATACGAATCGACGGTGCCGAAGGCGAGTTCCCCCGCCTCGGCCCGGGCGCGGGCGCCCGGCACGTTGTCGAGGATCCAGGCGATCTTGGTGCCGGAGAAATAGGGGTCGAGGATCAGGCCGGTCTTCGCCGTCACCATTGGCTCGTGGCCCGCCTCCTTGAGGCGGGCGCAGATCCCGGCCGAGCGCCGGTCCTGCCAGACGATGGCGCGGTGCACCGCCTCGCCGGTGCGCTTGTCCCAGACGAGCGTCGTCTCGCGCTGGTTGGTGATGCCGATCGCCGCCACGTCCCGGGCCGTCACCCCGGCCTGCTTCATCGCCGCCCGGCAGGTCTCGAGGGTGGTGCGCCAGAGATCCTCCGGCTCGTGCTCGACCCAGCCCGAGGCCGGGAAATGCTGCGGGAACTCGGCCTGGGCGAGACCCGCGATCGAGGTATCGGGCCGGAACAAAAGGGCGCGCGAGGAGGTGGTGCCCTGGTCGATGGCGAGGATGAGGGAGGACATCGGGAGGCTCTTTCGCGCGGTGCGTTAGAGGGGTGGCGGCTCCAGGGTGGCGAGGCCGATCGCGTCGGCCGCCCGGCGAAGCCGCGTGTCGAAGGTGGCGAAGGACAGGCCGGTGACCTGGAGCAGCGCGAGGTGCAGGGCGTCGGGGCCGCGCACGCCGAGGGCGGCGTCCTCGACGATGGTGCGGGCGAGGGCGAACATCTGGCGGGTGATGGTCAGCGGGCGGCCACGGGCCTCGCGCCAAGAAGTGAACAGTCCAACGACCTCGCGGGCTTCCTCGGCTTTCGCTTTGCGCTCACGCACCAACCGGGAGAGTGTCGCTGAGAATTCCAGAACGACGAGATCGGAGAAGACAGGCTGGACCGCCGGATCGAGCAGCCAAGCCTCGATTCTTGAGCTTTCGGCCTCCTTGACGAAAGCTGGAAGCAGGACGTTAGTATCGCAATAGATACGGCTCACAGCCCCTCGTCCCGCATCTGACGGACAACGGCAGTGATATCGACTGGCTTGGAAAGAGTTACCCGCCGTTCGCGAAGCCGATCCATCTCCTCCTTCGTTACCGGCCGCGGCTCAGTCGGAATGAGCTGAATCAAATCCTCGTCCAGACGTGTGATGATCACCTCCTCACCCGCACTCGCCTTGGCGAGGAGTTCGGGCAAGCGGGTGATGGCGTCTTCCATCCTGTAATAGGCCATGACAACCTCCGTGGCGGCATCGGCCGCCAGGATACGGAATCCGGCCGTCCGCGAAAAGGAGAGCCGGGGCTGATGCGCCCCGGCTCCTTTAGCGTCAACCGCGCTTCGGCGGCGAGGCCGGCCAGCTCTTGATGAGCGTGTCGTAGTCGATCGTCTCACCCTTCGGCTTCTCGTCGGCGAGCTTGCGCTGGGGGGCCAGCGTGCCGTCCTTCTTGGCCTGCTCGTACCAGTGCTCGGCCGAGGTCTTGGGGTTCAGCTTCGGGCCACACTCGCCCTGGACCTTGGAGCGCTCCAGGCGCGCCATCACGTCGTCCTGGGCGTTGGCGAGGGCGTCCATCGCCGCCTGCGGGGTCTTGGCGCCCGAGGAGGCATCGCCGATGTTCTGCCACCACAGCTGGGCGAGCTTGGGGTAGTCCGGCACGTTCACGCCGGTCGGGGTCCACTGGGTGCGGGCCGGCGACCGGTAGAACTCGACCAGGCCGCCGAGCTTCGGCGCCCGCTCGGTGAAGGACTTGTCCCAGATGTCGCTCTCACGGATGAAGGTGAGGCCGACATGGCTCTTCTTCAGGCTGACCGATTTCGAGACGATGAACTGCTGGTAGAGCCAGGCCGCCTTGCGGCGCTCGAGCGGGGTCGACTTCAGCAGGGTGAGCGAGCCGGCATCCTGGTAGCCGAGCTTCATGCCCTCCTTCCAGTACGGCCCGTGCGGCGAGGGCGCCATGCGCCACTTCGGCGTGCCGTCCTGGTTCATCACCGGCAGACCCGGCTTGACCATGTCGGCGGTGAAGGCGGTGTACCAGAAGATCTGCTGGGCGACGTTGCCCTGCGACGGCACCGGGCCGGACTCCGAGAAGGTCATACCGGCGGCCTGGGGCGGGGCGTACTTCTTCAGCCAGTCGACATACTTGGTGACGGCGTAGACCGCGGCCGGGCCGTTGGTGTCGCCGCCGCGCTCGATCGAGGAGCCGACCGGACGGCAGCCCTCGATGCGGATGCCCCACTCGTCGACCGGCTTGCCGTTCGGGATGCCCTTGTCGCCGTTGCCGGCCATCGACAGCCACGCATCGGTGAAGCGCCAGCCGAGGGACGGGTCCTTCTTGCCGTAGTCCATGTGGCCATAGACCTTGACGCCGTCGATCTCCTTCACGTCGTTGCTGAAGAAGTCGGCGATGTCCTCATAGGCCGACCAGTTGACCGGCACGCCGAGCTCGTAGCCGTACTTGGCCTTGAACTTCTGCTTGAGGTCGGCACGGGTGAACCAGTCGTAGCGGAACCAGTACAGGTTGGCGAATTGCTGGTCGGGCAGCTGGTAGAGTTTGCCGTCCGGGCCGGTGCCGAAGGACTTGCCGATGAAGTCCTCGAGATCGAGGGTCGGCGAGGTGACGTCCTTGCCCTCGCCCTTCATGAAGTCCGACAGGGCGACGGTCTGGCCGTAGCGGAAATGGGTGCCGACGAGGTCGGAATCGTTGATCCAGCCGTCGTAGATGTTCTTGCCCGACTGCATCTGGGTCTGGATCTTTTCCACCACGTCGCCCTCCTGCAGGAGGTCGTGGCGCACCTTGATCCCGGTGATCTCGGTGAAGGCCTTCGCCAGGGTGCGGGCCTCGTATTCGTGCGTGGTCAGCGTCTCGGAGACGAAGTTGATCTCCATGCCGGCGAAGGGCTTCGCCGCATCGACGAACCACTGCATCTCCTTGAGCTGCTCGTCCTTCGACAGGGTCGAGGGCTGGAACTCGGTATCGACCCAGCGCTTGGCTTCCTCCATGCCGGCAAAGGCGTGGCCGGCGGCGAGGCTGAGCGCGAGCGCGCTCGCGGCCGTGAGCAGAGAATGGCGTTTCATATGGTAGTCCTCCCTCTGGTGGTACTCGACCCGCCTGATGCCGGCTGGCTGCCGGACGTGGCGACGGGTTTTCTCAAGCGAAGCGGAACATCACCGCCCCGTAAACGAGCGAGAGCGCGAGCGCCCATTCCAGGCTCGGGCCGACGAGGCCGAGCCAGGCGAGATTGATGAAGGCGGTGCCGACCAGCGTCAGGAACAGCCGGTCGCCCCGGGTGGTGGGGATGCGCAGGATCCCGACCTTCTCGGTCTCCGGGCGCCACAAAGCCAAAGCGGTCATCAGGGCGAGCAGGCCGGCGATGACCGCGAAGAAGGTCGCGGTCTGCCAGGTCCAGGCCATCCAGGCGAAATCGAGCATCGGACTGGCTCTCCCCGATCACACCCGCCCGAGGGCGAAGCCCTTGGCGATGTAGTTGCGCACGAACCAGATCACGAGGGCGCCCGGTACGATGGTGAGCACGCCGGCCGCTGCGAGCAGGCCCCAATCCATGCCGGCGGCCGAGACCGTGCGGGTCATGGTGGCGGCGATGGGCTTGGCGTCGACCGAGGTCAGGGTACGCGCCAGCAGCAGCTCGACCCAGGAGAACATGAAGCAGAAGAAGGCGGCGACGCCGATGCCCGACGCGATCAGCGGCATGAAGATTTTTACGAAGAACCGCGGGAAGGAATAGCCGTCGATCGCCGCGGTCTCGTCGATCTCGCGCGGCACGCCGGACATGAAGCCTTCGAGAATCCACACCGCCAGCGGCACGTTGAACAGGCAATGGGCGAGCGCCACCGCCCAGGGCGTGTCGAACAGGCCGACCGCCGAGTAGAGGTTGAAGAACGGCAGCGCGAACACCGCCGGGGGCGCCATCCGGTTCGACAGCAGCCAGAAGAACAGGTGCTTGTCGCCGATGAAGCTGTAGCGCGAGAAGGCGTAGGCCGCCGGCAAAGCGAGCCCGATCGACAGGACGGTGTTGATCGCCACGTAGGACAGCGAGTTCAGGTAGCCGCCGTACCAGCTCGGATCGGTGAAGATCCGGACGTAATTGTCGAACGTGATGGCATGCGGCCAGAGCGTCATGCCGGAATTGATCTCCTGGTTGGTCTTCAGGCTCATGTTCACGAGCCAGTAGATCGGGACCATCAGGAACAGGAGGTAGAGCGTCATCACGACGTGGCGCGGGCGCATCAGGCGGCCCTCCGGTCGAGCGGGATGGTGGTGGCGGGGGCCAAGCTGCCGGAGGCGGCCGCATCGGCCGGGTCGTCGGCCAGCACCGTGCGGTTGCCGGCGTCGACATTGGTCATCACGGTGTAGAACACCCAGCAGACGCTCAGGATGATGAGGTTGTAGACCAGCGACATCGCCGCCGCCCGGCCGAGATCGAACTGTCCCAAAGCCAGCTTGACGAGGTCGATCGACAGGAAGGTCGTGGCGTTGCCGGGCCCGCCGCCGGTGAGCACGAAGGGCTCGGTGTAGATCATGAACGAGTCCATGAAGCGCAGCAGCACGGCGATCAGCAGGACGCGGCGCATCTTCGGCAGCTGGATGGTGCGGAAGATCGCCCACTGGCTCGCCCCGTCGATGCGGGCAGCCTGGTAATAGGCGTCGGGGATCGACTTGAGACCTGCGTAGCACAGCAGCGCGACGAGGCTGGTCCAGTGCCAGACATCCATGGTCACGATGGTGACCCAGGCGGCGAGCGCCGAGCCGGCGTAGTTGTAGTCGATGCCGAGGCTGTTGAGGGTCGCGCCGAGGAGCCCGATATCGGTGCGGGCGAAGACCTGCCAGATCGTGCCGACGACGTTCCACGGGATGAGGAGCGGCAGGGCCATCAGCACGAGGCAGAAGGCGACCGAGCGGCCCTCCCGCGGCATCGACAGGGCGACCGCAATGCCGAGCGGCACCTCGATCGCCAGGATGATCGCGGAGAACAGGAGGTTGCGCCACAGCGAATCGAAGAAGCGCTCGCCGAACTGGGTCGAGGGATCGAGCAGTTCCTGGAACCAGCCGAGGCCGTTCCAGAAGAACTGGTTGTTCCCGAACGTGTCCTGGAACGAGTAATTGACCACCGTCATCAGCGGCAGCACCGCCGAGAAGGCGACGACGGCGAAGACCGGCAGGACGAGGAGCCAGGCCTTCTGGTTGACGGTCTTGGTCATGCGGCCTCTCCCGGCACCAGGGCGCCGTCGGCGTAGATGTGGATCTGGCGCGGATCGAGGGTCAGCGCCGCTTCCGCTCCGTCGAGGCTCTGGCCCTCCGCCACCGTGGCGACGAGGGGCCGGCCGCCGAGTTCGACCCGGGCGAGGCGCTGGCGGCCGATATCGTCGATGCGCTTGACCTGCACCGGCAAAGTGAATCCCTTGCCGAGGCCCT
This sequence is a window from Methylobacterium sp. SyP6R. Protein-coding genes within it:
- a CDS encoding carbohydrate ABC transporter permease; translation: MRPRHVVMTLYLLFLMVPIYWLVNMSLKTNQEINSGMTLWPHAITFDNYVRIFTDPSWYGGYLNSLSYVAINTVLSIGLALPAAYAFSRYSFIGDKHLFFWLLSNRMAPPAVFALPFFNLYSAVGLFDTPWAVALAHCLFNVPLAVWILEGFMSGVPREIDETAAIDGYSFPRFFVKIFMPLIASGIGVAAFFCFMFSWVELLLARTLTSVDAKPIAATMTRTVSAAGMDWGLLAAAGVLTIVPGALVIWFVRNYIAKGFALGRV
- a CDS encoding ABC transporter substrate-binding protein; translated protein: MKRHSLLTAASALALSLAAGHAFAGMEEAKRWVDTEFQPSTLSKDEQLKEMQWFVDAAKPFAGMEINFVSETLTTHEYEARTLAKAFTEITGIKVRHDLLQEGDVVEKIQTQMQSGKNIYDGWINDSDLVGTHFRYGQTVALSDFMKGEGKDVTSPTLDLEDFIGKSFGTGPDGKLYQLPDQQFANLYWFRYDWFTRADLKQKFKAKYGYELGVPVNWSAYEDIADFFSNDVKEIDGVKVYGHMDYGKKDPSLGWRFTDAWLSMAGNGDKGIPNGKPVDEWGIRIEGCRPVGSSIERGGDTNGPAAVYAVTKYVDWLKKYAPPQAAGMTFSESGPVPSQGNVAQQIFWYTAFTADMVKPGLPVMNQDGTPKWRMAPSPHGPYWKEGMKLGYQDAGSLTLLKSTPLERRKAAWLYQQFIVSKSVSLKKSHVGLTFIRESDIWDKSFTERAPKLGGLVEFYRSPARTQWTPTGVNVPDYPKLAQLWWQNIGDASSGAKTPQAAMDALANAQDDVMARLERSKVQGECGPKLNPKTSAEHWYEQAKKDGTLAPQRKLADEKPKGETIDYDTLIKSWPASPPKRG
- a CDS encoding carbohydrate ABC transporter permease, with amino-acid sequence MTKTVNQKAWLLVLPVFAVVAFSAVLPLMTVVNYSFQDTFGNNQFFWNGLGWFQELLDPSTQFGERFFDSLWRNLLFSAIILAIEVPLGIAVALSMPREGRSVAFCLVLMALPLLIPWNVVGTIWQVFARTDIGLLGATLNSLGIDYNYAGSALAAWVTIVTMDVWHWTSLVALLCYAGLKSIPDAYYQAARIDGASQWAIFRTIQLPKMRRVLLIAVLLRFMDSFMIYTEPFVLTGGGPGNATTFLSIDLVKLALGQFDLGRAAAMSLVYNLIILSVCWVFYTVMTNVDAGNRTVLADDPADAAASGSLAPATTIPLDRRAA
- a CDS encoding DUF2160 domain-containing protein; the protein is MLDFAWMAWTWQTATFFAVIAGLLALMTALALWRPETEKVGILRIPTTRGDRLFLTLVGTAFINLAWLGLVGPSLEWALALSLVYGAVMFRFA